A genomic window from Clostridium aceticum includes:
- the grdC gene encoding glycine/sarcosine/betaine reductase complex component C subunit beta has protein sequence MSYAVVKGSSYVLMHTPDMIMHNGTTQTTEKQSNPNSEYLQKLPNHLRSYEAVVNYPPNQVYIGKLKPEELKNYDMPWYDKAVEGADRYGKFGEIMPQAEFIALLKIVDAFDLVMLEKNFTTKVREELKKHPLMKESLIAKLKEGNDIEEINKAIKEFHAEAIYHENQLIGCVKRAHELDTNLNAHIMYENLVAKASGVLAFLHLLDKNNIEASTIDYVIECSEEACGDMNQRGGGNFAKSIAEMAEAVNATGSDTRGFCAAPTHALIEAAALVKAGVFENVVIVAGGATAKLGMNGKDHVKKDMPILEDIIGGFAVLVSKNDGINPILRTDLLGRHTVGTGSSPQAVITSLITAPLDRGGLKITDIDKYSVEMQNPDVTKPAGAGDVPEANYKMIAALGVKRGELDRKEVATFGEKHGMPGWAPTQGHIPSGVPYIGHAREAFLNKEINRAMIVGKGSLFLGRMTNQFDGVSIVMEQNNGQGEATVGVSEGEVKNMIAEAMRNFATHLLGE, from the coding sequence ATGTCCTATGCAGTAGTAAAAGGATCATCCTATGTTTTAATGCATACACCAGATATGATCATGCACAACGGAACAACACAAACAACAGAAAAACAATCTAATCCTAATTCTGAGTACCTACAAAAACTACCTAATCATCTAAGAAGCTATGAAGCGGTAGTCAACTACCCACCAAACCAAGTATACATCGGAAAACTAAAACCCGAAGAACTAAAAAACTATGACATGCCATGGTATGATAAAGCAGTTGAGGGAGCTGACCGTTACGGTAAATTCGGCGAAATTATGCCACAGGCAGAATTCATCGCCTTACTAAAGATCGTAGACGCCTTTGACCTAGTAATGCTAGAAAAAAACTTTACAACAAAAGTAAGAGAAGAACTAAAAAAACATCCCCTTATGAAGGAAAGCCTAATAGCGAAGCTAAAAGAAGGCAATGACATAGAAGAAATTAACAAAGCCATTAAAGAATTTCATGCAGAAGCCATCTACCATGAAAATCAATTAATAGGCTGCGTAAAAAGAGCCCATGAACTAGACACCAACCTAAACGCCCACATCATGTACGAAAACCTAGTAGCAAAGGCGTCAGGTGTACTAGCCTTCCTACATCTATTAGACAAAAACAACATCGAAGCAAGCACAATAGACTATGTTATAGAATGTTCAGAAGAAGCCTGCGGCGACATGAACCAAAGAGGCGGCGGAAACTTTGCAAAATCCATAGCAGAAATGGCAGAAGCAGTAAACGCTACAGGTTCAGATACAAGAGGCTTCTGTGCAGCACCAACCCATGCACTAATCGAAGCAGCAGCCCTAGTAAAAGCAGGAGTCTTTGAGAACGTAGTCATCGTAGCCGGTGGAGCAACAGCAAAACTAGGCATGAACGGAAAAGACCATGTAAAAAAAGACATGCCAATCCTAGAAGACATCATAGGAGGCTTTGCCGTACTCGTAAGTAAAAACGATGGCATCAACCCAATCCTAAGAACAGACCTACTAGGAAGACACACCGTAGGAACAGGCTCCTCACCACAAGCAGTAATTACCTCATTAATCACAGCACCACTAGACCGTGGGGGCTTAAAAATTACCGATATCGACAAATACTCCGTAGAAATGCAAAACCCAGACGTCACCAAACCAGCAGGAGCAGGAGACGTACCAGAAGCCAACTACAAAATGATCGCAGCCCTAGGAGTAAAACGAGGAGAACTAGACAGAAAAGAAGTAGCAACCTTTGGCGAAAAACACGGTATGCCAGGGTGGGCACCAACCCAAGGACATATCCCGAGCGGTGTACCCTATATAGGCCATGCCAGAGAAGCCTTCCTAAACAAAGAAATCAACCGCGCAATGATCGTAGGAAAAGGTAGCTTATTCCTAGGAAGAATGACCAACCAATTTGACGGCGTTTCCATAGTAATGGAACAAAACAACGGGCAAGGTGAGGCGACAGTAGGCGTATCAGAAGGCGAAGTAAAAAATATGATAGCAGAAGCCATGAGAAACTTCGCCACACACTTATTAGGAGAATAA
- the grdD gene encoding glycine/sarcosine/betaine reductase complex component C subunit alpha — MSENKAVKQMIGKVFNNIADAIETGEFGKKIRVGLTTLGSEHGVENLVKAAQMAAKSSTGYQIVLIGPKVESHLVQYEANTEEEAHKKMEELLDSGEIDGCVTMHYNFPIGVSTVGKVITPGKGKEMFIATTTGTSSPHRTEAMVKNALYGIIAAKANGIKNPTVGILNVDGARQVEKALKELKSNGYAINLTESMRSDGGCIMRGNDLLAGTPDIMVQDTLSGNVLMKVFSAFTTGGDYESIGYGYGPGIGEGQERTILILSRASGVPVVANALQYAAELVKGNLKEVAKEEFQAAKKAKLDEILKSLTKDNKKAKETEEEVTAPPKEVVTGSISGIDIMDLEDAVKALWKKGIYAESGMGCTGPILMVNEAKVNDAIALLQETGFVAKEKSDC, encoded by the coding sequence ATGTCAGAAAACAAAGCAGTAAAACAAATGATCGGCAAAGTATTCAACAACATAGCCGATGCCATAGAAACCGGCGAATTTGGAAAAAAAATCAGAGTAGGCTTAACCACTTTAGGCAGTGAACATGGGGTAGAAAACCTAGTAAAAGCAGCCCAAATGGCAGCAAAATCCTCAACAGGCTATCAAATAGTTTTAATAGGCCCTAAAGTAGAAAGCCATCTAGTACAATACGAAGCCAACACAGAAGAAGAAGCCCACAAAAAAATGGAAGAACTACTGGACAGTGGCGAAATAGACGGCTGCGTAACCATGCACTACAACTTCCCTATAGGCGTATCCACAGTAGGCAAGGTGATTACACCCGGAAAAGGCAAAGAAATGTTTATCGCCACCACCACCGGTACATCCTCACCCCATAGAACAGAAGCCATGGTAAAAAATGCCCTTTACGGCATCATAGCAGCAAAGGCAAACGGCATTAAAAACCCAACCGTAGGAATTCTAAACGTAGACGGAGCAAGACAAGTAGAAAAAGCCCTAAAAGAACTAAAATCCAACGGTTATGCCATCAACCTGACAGAATCCATGCGAAGTGACGGAGGCTGTATCATGAGAGGTAACGACCTATTAGCAGGAACACCAGACATCATGGTACAAGACACCCTAAGCGGTAACGTATTAATGAAAGTATTCTCCGCCTTTACAACAGGAGGAGACTACGAATCCATCGGCTATGGTTATGGTCCAGGAATAGGAGAAGGACAAGAAAGAACCATCCTGATCCTATCAAGAGCCTCCGGCGTACCAGTAGTCGCCAATGCCCTTCAATATGCAGCAGAACTAGTAAAGGGCAACCTAAAAGAAGTAGCCAAAGAAGAATTCCAAGCAGCCAAGAAGGCAAAGCTTGATGAAATATTAAAAAGCCTAACAAAAGACAACAAAAAAGCAAAAGAAACAGAGGAAGAAGTAACAGCACCACCAAAAGAAGTCGTAACAGGTTCCATATCAGGAATTGATATTATGGACCTAGAAGACGCAGTAAAGGCCCTATGGAAAAAAGGGATTTATGCAGAAAGCGGTATGGGCTGTACAGGACCCATCTTAATGGTAAATGAAGCAAAGGTAAATGATGCAATAGCACTGCTTCAGGAAACGGGCTTTGTGGCAAAGGAAAAAAGTGACTGTTAG
- the rpoN gene encoding RNA polymerase factor sigma-54, producing MKMGYNLHLEQSQKLIMTPQLKQAIKILQLATFELDQYIQHQVEVNPVLEITPPLKEDSYTVERERQMEEKINWKEYLEDFNNYEYSKPSYNEDNQFNYENIVSSNTTLQEHLLFQYNIAVLDYRYKEIGEYIIDNLNDNGYLIGTVEEIAKELNQEIDPVENILAIIQTFDPPGVAARNLKECLLIQLRQLGITNKNVYRVVEEYLEEVAQNKYPYVAKQLGVDAGEVQEICDLIRTLEPKPGRKFASVSNNYIVPDAAIKKIGNEYIIMLNDKNLPSLTIREDYRKLIASEGGDTDAAKFLNDKLNSAVWLIRSIEQRRQTIYKVVEVIIKKQKNFFEHGKKHLRPLTLKEIAEEIEVHESTVSRATNGKYVDTPIGVFELKYFFSSGVGSSDGDGISAESIKNHMREIIDAENPCKPWSDDKIAKLLGERGIVISRRTVAKYREDMRIASSSKRKRYQ from the coding sequence ATGAAGATGGGGTATAATTTACATCTAGAGCAGTCTCAAAAACTAATCATGACACCTCAGCTTAAACAAGCCATAAAGATTCTTCAATTAGCAACCTTTGAACTAGATCAATATATTCAACATCAGGTTGAAGTGAATCCCGTTTTAGAAATTACCCCTCCATTGAAAGAAGATAGCTACACAGTTGAAAGAGAAAGACAAATGGAAGAAAAAATCAACTGGAAAGAATATTTGGAAGATTTTAACAATTATGAATATAGTAAACCTAGTTATAATGAAGATAATCAGTTTAATTATGAAAATATTGTTTCTTCAAATACAACGCTTCAAGAACATCTTTTATTCCAGTATAATATTGCAGTTCTAGACTATAGATATAAAGAAATTGGTGAATACATTATAGATAATTTAAATGACAATGGTTATTTGATCGGAACTGTCGAAGAAATTGCTAAGGAGTTAAACCAAGAGATAGATCCTGTAGAAAATATACTGGCAATTATACAGACTTTTGACCCACCAGGGGTAGCTGCAAGAAACTTAAAAGAGTGTTTGTTAATTCAGTTGCGGCAATTAGGTATAACCAATAAAAATGTTTATAGGGTTGTAGAAGAATACCTAGAAGAAGTTGCACAAAATAAATATCCTTATGTTGCAAAACAACTGGGTGTAGATGCAGGGGAAGTACAGGAAATCTGTGACTTGATAAGAACCCTAGAACCAAAGCCTGGTAGAAAGTTTGCTTCTGTAAGTAATAACTATATTGTTCCAGACGCGGCTATTAAAAAAATCGGAAACGAATATATTATCATGTTAAATGATAAAAATCTTCCTTCTTTAACAATTAGAGAAGACTATAGAAAGCTAATTGCTTCGGAGGGTGGGGATACCGATGCAGCTAAGTTTTTAAATGATAAACTTAACTCTGCCGTTTGGCTGATTAGAAGTATTGAGCAAAGAAGGCAGACAATCTATAAAGTAGTAGAAGTAATTATTAAAAAGCAAAAAAACTTTTTTGAACATGGAAAAAAACACCTTAGACCTTTGACATTGAAGGAAATTGCAGAGGAAATCGAAGTTCATGAGTCTACCGTAAGTCGTGCTACAAATGGAAAATATGTAGATACACCTATAGGCGTATTTGAACTCAAATATTTCTTTTCCAGTGGCGTAGGAAGCTCAGACGGAGATGGGATTTCTGCTGAGAGTATCAAAAACCATATGAGGGAAATCATTGATGCGGAAAATCCTTGCAAGCCTTGGAGTGATGACAAGATTGCCAAGCTTTTAGGTGAAAGAGGTATTGTAATTTCTAGAAGAACTGTTGCAAAATATAGAGAAGATATGCGAATCGCTTCTTCTTCCAAAAGAAAAAGGTACCAATAA
- a CDS encoding sugar-binding transcriptional regulator gives MQNIIDLQKKIVPEVLTILEKRYSILRNIYEMQPIGRRGLANKLGIGERIIRTEVDLLKNQGLIEVTAAGMSLTLDGEHIINSLQEYIYKIHGIKHLEEKLKKKLEIFQVNIVPGDITENQYVSADMGIVAAHAIENNIKDNSIIGITGGGTMVAVAKGITKPTKCNNIIVVPARGGIGREVEKQANTITAEIARRLKCQYQLLHASDTLGQQALESVLKDPEIQKVTNIIKSVNLLVFGIGRADRMAERRELPKDVIDKLKDLKAVAEAFGYYFTREGKIIYEMQTIGISFKDFEKISTVIGVAGGKSKAEAIVAVSKLKKSMILVTDEAAAVEILQKY, from the coding sequence ATGCAGAATATTATTGACTTACAAAAAAAAATTGTACCGGAAGTTTTGACCATCTTAGAAAAACGCTATAGCATTTTAAGGAATATTTATGAAATGCAACCAATAGGACGCAGAGGCTTAGCCAATAAACTAGGTATCGGAGAGAGAATTATCAGAACAGAGGTAGATCTTTTAAAGAATCAAGGGCTGATTGAAGTGACAGCGGCAGGTATGTCATTAACCTTAGATGGGGAGCATATTATAAATAGTCTGCAGGAATACATATATAAAATACATGGGATCAAGCATCTAGAGGAAAAGTTAAAAAAGAAATTAGAGATTTTCCAAGTAAATATTGTGCCAGGAGATATTACTGAAAACCAGTATGTATCAGCTGATATGGGCATTGTTGCTGCCCATGCAATAGAAAACAATATAAAAGACAATAGCATCATCGGTATTACTGGTGGAGGTACAATGGTAGCAGTTGCTAAGGGAATAACCAAGCCTACCAAATGCAATAATATTATTGTAGTTCCTGCCCGTGGCGGCATAGGCAGAGAAGTTGAAAAGCAAGCCAATACCATCACTGCTGAGATAGCAAGAAGATTAAAGTGTCAGTATCAACTTTTGCACGCTTCCGATACATTAGGACAGCAGGCATTAGAGAGCGTTCTAAAAGATCCTGAAATTCAAAAAGTTACCAATATTATTAAATCTGTAAACTTGTTGGTCTTTGGGATTGGGCGTGCAGATAGAATGGCAGAACGTAGAGAACTTCCTAAAGATGTCATTGATAAGTTGAAGGATTTAAAGGCAGTTGCAGAGGCTTTTGGTTACTACTTTACAAGAGAAGGAAAAATCATTTATGAAATGCAGACAATTGGTATCAGCTTTAAGGATTTTGAAAAAATCTCTACCGTTATAGGGGTTGCAGGAGGAAAAAGTAAAGCAGAGGCAATTGTAGCCGTCTCGAAGCTAAAAAAATCAATGATTTTAGTTACTGATGAGGCAGCGGCTGTAGAAATACTACAAAAATATTAG
- a CDS encoding glyceraldehyde-3-phosphate dehydrogenase, with the protein MSVKVAINGFGRIGRNAFKAALEEKRDWEIVAINDLTDPNTLAHLLRYDSLYGKFNGTIEAKEDAIVVNGKEIKIFAERDPENLPWGKIGVDIVIEATGIFRSKDKAQKHITAGAKKVVITAPAKKEDITIVMGVNEEKYDPANHHIISNASCTTNCLAPFAKILDEKFGIKKGLMTTIHAYTNDQKILDLPHEDLRRARAAGQSIIPTTTGAAEAVALVLPQLKGKLSGMAMRVPTPTVSVVDLVAELDKSTTAEEVNAAFKAAAAGELKGILEFSEEPLVSMDYRQDPNSSIIDGLSTMVMEGTLVKVVSWYDNEWGYSVRVVDLVSYIVSKGL; encoded by the coding sequence ATGAGTGTGAAAGTAGCTATTAATGGTTTTGGAAGAATTGGGAGAAATGCATTTAAAGCAGCTTTAGAGGAAAAAAGAGATTGGGAGATTGTGGCCATCAATGATTTAACAGATCCTAATACTTTAGCCCATTTACTTAGATATGATAGTTTATATGGCAAATTTAATGGAACGATAGAAGCAAAGGAAGATGCTATTGTTGTAAACGGTAAAGAAATAAAAATCTTCGCTGAAAGAGATCCTGAAAACCTACCATGGGGCAAAATAGGGGTAGACATAGTAATAGAAGCAACTGGAATCTTCAGAAGTAAAGACAAAGCACAAAAACATATTACAGCTGGAGCAAAGAAGGTAGTAATTACTGCACCTGCTAAAAAAGAAGATATCACGATAGTAATGGGTGTAAACGAAGAAAAATATGATCCAGCTAACCATCACATTATTTCAAATGCTTCTTGTACAACAAACTGTTTAGCTCCTTTTGCTAAAATTCTTGATGAAAAGTTTGGCATCAAAAAAGGGCTAATGACAACTATTCATGCTTACACAAATGACCAAAAAATTCTTGACTTACCTCATGAAGACTTAAGACGTGCAAGAGCTGCTGGTCAATCTATTATACCAACTACAACAGGTGCAGCAGAGGCAGTGGCACTAGTATTACCACAACTAAAGGGTAAGTTAAGCGGTATGGCGATGAGAGTACCAACACCTACAGTATCAGTGGTAGATTTAGTTGCTGAATTAGATAAGAGTACAACTGCAGAAGAAGTAAATGCAGCATTTAAAGCAGCAGCAGCAGGAGAATTAAAAGGAATTTTAGAGTTCTCTGAAGAACCATTGGTTTCTATGGATTACAGACAAGATCCAAACTCTTCTATTATTGACGGTTTATCTACTATGGTAATGGAGGGTACCTTAGTGAAGGTTGTATCATGGTATGACAATGAGTGGGGATACTCTGTAAGAGTAGTAGACCTTGTTTCCTACATTGTAAGCAAAGGTTTATAA
- a CDS encoding phosphoglycerate kinase: MSLLNKKTVENLAVEGKKVLVRCDFNVPMDGEGKITDDIRIRAALPTIQYLVDQGAAVILMSHLGRPKGEANPKYSLAPVATRISELINKDVIFADDDVVVGEKTKELAANLKAGEVMLLQNVRYRKEEEKNNADFSKELASLGDLFVNDAFGTAHRAHSSTAGVADFLPSAMGYLIEKELNFMGKALENPERPFIAILGGAKVSDKIGVIENLIDKVDTLLIGGGMAYTFFKAQGHQIGKSLLEEDKLQLALDLINKAKEKNVELLLPVDTVVAKEFKADAEYKTVTIDNIDEDVMGLDIGEKTIALFRDKVKNAKTVIWNGPMGVFEMPAFAIGTKEVAKALAQSNATTIIGGGDSAAAVEQLGFADKMTHISTGGGASLEFLEGKILPGIDVLENK; encoded by the coding sequence ATGTCCTTGCTTAATAAAAAAACAGTAGAAAACTTAGCTGTTGAAGGAAAGAAAGTATTAGTAAGATGTGACTTTAATGTTCCCATGGATGGTGAAGGAAAGATTACAGATGATATTAGAATTCGTGCTGCATTGCCAACGATTCAGTATCTAGTGGATCAGGGCGCAGCTGTTATCCTAATGTCTCACCTAGGAAGACCAAAAGGGGAAGCAAATCCTAAATACTCCTTAGCACCTGTAGCTACAAGAATCAGTGAATTAATCAACAAGGATGTTATTTTTGCTGACGACGATGTAGTTGTAGGAGAAAAGACGAAAGAACTAGCTGCTAATTTAAAGGCTGGAGAAGTAATGCTTCTACAAAATGTTCGTTATAGAAAAGAAGAAGAAAAAAATAATGCAGATTTTTCTAAGGAATTAGCTTCTTTAGGAGATCTGTTTGTGAACGATGCCTTTGGCACAGCCCATCGTGCCCACAGCTCTACTGCTGGTGTTGCAGATTTTTTACCATCTGCTATGGGTTACCTTATCGAGAAAGAATTAAACTTTATGGGTAAAGCATTGGAAAACCCTGAAAGACCTTTTATAGCCATATTAGGTGGAGCAAAAGTTTCAGATAAAATTGGTGTGATTGAAAACTTAATTGATAAAGTAGATACCCTATTGATTGGTGGTGGCATGGCCTATACCTTTTTCAAGGCACAGGGTCACCAAATAGGAAAGTCTCTTTTAGAAGAGGATAAATTACAGCTAGCTCTTGACCTTATCAATAAGGCAAAGGAAAAGAATGTAGAATTGCTTTTACCTGTGGATACAGTGGTGGCAAAGGAGTTTAAGGCGGATGCAGAGTACAAGACGGTAACTATTGATAACATAGATGAAGATGTTATGGGACTAGATATTGGAGAAAAAACCATAGCACTCTTCAGGGATAAAGTGAAAAATGCAAAAACAGTAATCTGGAATGGTCCAATGGGAGTTTTTGAAATGCCAGCTTTTGCCATAGGAACAAAAGAAGTTGCAAAGGCATTAGCCCAAAGTAATGCTACCACCATCATAGGTGGTGGAGATAGTGCTGCAGCTGTAGAACAACTAGGTTTTGCTGATAAAATGACCCATATTTCCACTGGTGGGGGTGCTTCTTTAGAATTTTTAGAAGGAAAGATTTTACCTGGGATTGATGTTTTAGAAAACAAATAG
- the tpiA gene encoding triose-phosphate isomerase has translation MRIPIIAGNWKMHNTIDDAVALVKELKGEVAKTDVKVVLCCPFTVLGEVKKALEGSNIALGAQNMHWEDYGAYTGETSADMLKDHGVDYVIIGHSERRQYFNETDETVNKKVKKALEKGLIPILCVGETLEERESEKTYEIVKNQTLKALENIEKSQVEKIVLAYEPIWAIGTGKTASPEDANAVISYIREVLKEKYGEETSEIIPIQYGGSVKAANATEIMNQEDIDGALVGGASLKAEEFLAIVNF, from the coding sequence ATGAGAATACCAATTATAGCTGGCAACTGGAAAATGCATAATACCATAGATGATGCAGTAGCCCTTGTAAAAGAGCTTAAGGGAGAAGTAGCAAAAACAGATGTTAAAGTGGTTCTTTGCTGCCCCTTTACAGTTTTAGGAGAGGTAAAAAAAGCACTAGAAGGTTCTAATATAGCTTTAGGAGCACAAAATATGCACTGGGAGGATTATGGGGCATATACAGGAGAAACATCAGCAGATATGCTAAAGGATCATGGTGTTGATTATGTTATTATTGGACATTCGGAGAGAAGACAGTACTTTAACGAAACCGATGAAACGGTAAATAAAAAGGTGAAGAAGGCTTTAGAGAAGGGTTTGATTCCTATTTTATGTGTAGGAGAAACTTTGGAGGAAAGAGAGTCTGAAAAAACCTATGAAATTGTAAAAAATCAAACCTTAAAAGCTCTTGAAAACATTGAAAAAAGCCAAGTAGAAAAGATCGTGCTGGCTTATGAGCCTATTTGGGCGATAGGCACAGGAAAAACAGCTTCTCCTGAGGATGCTAATGCAGTAATTTCATATATTCGTGAGGTTTTGAAGGAAAAATACGGGGAAGAAACCTCAGAAATCATACCGATTCAATACGGCGGCAGCGTGAAAGCTGCTAATGCAACAGAAATCATGAATCAAGAGGATATAGATGGTGCTTTAGTAGGAGGAGCTAGTTTAAAGGCGGAAGAATTTTTAGCAATTGTAAATTTTTAA
- the gpmI gene encoding 2,3-bisphosphoglycerate-independent phosphoglycerate mutase produces the protein MMKKPVALIILDGFGIREKTLGNAIKSANLPNFNKFINNYPHTQIEASGMAVGLPEGQMGNSEVGHLNIGAGRIVYQELTRISKEIREGDFLKNQNLLDAISHAKRNDKKLHLMGLVSDGGVHSHTEHLYALLEMAKKQGLEKVYVHCFLDGRDTPPQSAKGFIEELVEKMKEIGVGRIATISGRYYAMDRDKRWERTKLAYDALTVGKGRLAENPVAAVEMAYALEETDEFVLPTVIPDAEGLIDTIEENDSIIFFNFRPDRARQMTRALMDKDFDGFVRDKGFFSLYYVTMTLYDKSIENVNIAYKPQSFVNTLGEYVSAKGLKQLRIAETEKYAHVTYFFNGGVETANPGEDRKLIQSPQVATYDLKPEMSAEEVTEELLKELDKDQYDLIVLNYANPDMVGHTGIVEAVIKALEKVDDCLGRIVEKILEKGGSAIVTSDHGNSEELIDEVNGTPVTAHTTNPVPLILIGHGGVKLREDGKLCDIAPTLLELMGLEQPIEMTGNTLILK, from the coding sequence ATTATGAAAAAACCCGTAGCACTGATTATTTTAGACGGCTTCGGCATAAGGGAAAAAACTTTAGGGAATGCAATCAAGTCAGCTAATTTACCTAATTTTAATAAATTTATCAACAATTATCCTCACACTCAGATCGAAGCCAGCGGCATGGCGGTGGGACTACCGGAAGGACAAATGGGAAATTCTGAGGTAGGACACTTAAACATTGGTGCGGGAAGAATTGTTTATCAAGAGTTAACGAGAATTTCCAAGGAAATAAGAGAAGGGGATTTTTTAAAAAATCAAAATCTTCTCGATGCTATTTCCCATGCGAAACGCAACGATAAAAAATTGCATCTCATGGGCTTGGTTTCTGATGGGGGGGTACACAGTCATACTGAACACCTCTATGCACTGCTGGAAATGGCAAAAAAACAAGGTCTTGAAAAAGTCTATGTACATTGCTTCTTAGACGGTAGGGATACCCCACCTCAAAGTGCAAAAGGATTTATTGAAGAGCTAGTAGAGAAAATGAAGGAAATAGGTGTAGGAAGAATAGCTACTATTTCTGGTAGATACTATGCTATGGATCGTGATAAAAGATGGGAAAGAACGAAGTTAGCCTATGATGCATTGACAGTTGGTAAAGGTAGATTGGCTGAGAATCCTGTAGCTGCTGTAGAAATGGCTTATGCTCTAGAAGAAACAGATGAATTTGTTCTTCCTACGGTGATACCTGATGCAGAAGGATTGATTGATACAATTGAAGAAAATGATAGTATTATCTTCTTCAACTTCAGACCGGATAGAGCAAGACAAATGACAAGAGCTTTGATGGATAAAGATTTCGATGGATTTGTTAGAGACAAAGGCTTTTTTTCGTTGTATTATGTGACAATGACTTTATATGATAAAAGCATTGAAAATGTAAATATTGCCTATAAACCACAAAGTTTTGTCAATACATTAGGAGAGTATGTAAGTGCAAAGGGCTTAAAGCAGCTAAGAATCGCAGAGACAGAAAAGTATGCCCATGTAACCTACTTTTTCAACGGTGGGGTTGAGACAGCGAATCCAGGAGAAGATCGAAAACTTATTCAATCACCACAGGTAGCTACCTATGACTTAAAACCAGAGATGAGTGCAGAAGAGGTAACAGAAGAACTTCTCAAAGAACTGGATAAGGATCAATATGATCTGATTGTTTTAAACTATGCTAATCCAGACATGGTAGGACATACAGGAATTGTGGAGGCTGTCATCAAGGCATTAGAAAAGGTAGATGACTGTCTAGGAAGAATTGTGGAAAAAATCTTAGAAAAAGGCGGTAGTGCCATTGTAACTTCTGATCATGGTAATTCAGAGGAGTTAATTGATGAGGTGAATGGTACGCCTGTTACGGCGCATACCACTAATCCTGTTCCATTAATTTTAATCGGCCATGGTGGTGTAAAATTAAGGGAAGATGGCAAACTATGTGATATAGCTCCTACATTATTAGAATTAATGGGGCTGGAGCAGCCAATAGAAATGACTGGAAATACCTTAATATTAAAATAA